One Miscanthus floridulus cultivar M001 unplaced genomic scaffold, ASM1932011v1 fs_152_2_3, whole genome shotgun sequence genomic window carries:
- the LOC136530529 gene encoding uncharacterized protein isoform X1, with amino-acid sequence MSCDGRLLCRLWFPRRWICSFLDLSLLVNLASVEFVSSTNQSLLGFNRSGGSPVWAPQNVLHLFALIWCFVFHLQIFCVTSNGIKACLNTSTPTKHLLQKLQAI; translated from the exons ATGAGCTGCGACGGGAGGTTGCTTTGCCGGCTGTGGTTTCCGCGGCGGTGGATATGTTCATTTTTGG ATCTGTCACTATTGGTGAATCTCGCCTCTGTTGAGTTCGTCTCCTCCACGAATCAGTCGCTGCTAGGCTTCAATCGGAGTGGTGGATCTCCAGTTTGGGCGCCACAAAAT GTGCTACATTTATTTGCTCTCATCTGGTGCTTTGTGTTTCATCTACAGATCTTTTGTGTCACGTCAA ATGGAATAAAGGCTTGCCTGAACACTTCAACCCCTACAAAGCATCTTCTTCAAAAGTTACAAGCAATTTAG
- the LOC136530529 gene encoding uncharacterized protein isoform X2, producing MSCDGRLLCRLWFPRRWICSFLDLSLLVNLASVEFVSSTNQSLLGFNRSGGSPVWAPQNVLHLFALIWCFVFHLQIFCVTSSWTMTTRHQQIHSKYSAEMKM from the exons ATGAGCTGCGACGGGAGGTTGCTTTGCCGGCTGTGGTTTCCGCGGCGGTGGATATGTTCATTTTTGG ATCTGTCACTATTGGTGAATCTCGCCTCTGTTGAGTTCGTCTCCTCCACGAATCAGTCGCTGCTAGGCTTCAATCGGAGTGGTGGATCTCCAGTTTGGGCGCCACAAAAT GTGCTACATTTATTTGCTCTCATCTGGTGCTTTGTGTTTCATCTACAGATCTTTTGTGTCACGTCAA GTTGGACAATGACGACAAGGCACCAGCAGATCCATTCCAAATACTCAGCAGAGATGAAGATGTGA